From Marinobacterium sp. LSUCC0821, a single genomic window includes:
- a CDS encoding 2-hydroxychromene-2-carboxylate isomerase: MSHTIHYYFSPISPFTYLAGDQLENEAEGKIVYHPFDIGKVFAATGGVPVPQRSQQRRDYRMAELKRISARRGLAINFQPKHFPVDSRPASKLLLAVRDAGADVGSLAKAILKAVWLDELDISDRETLIVLLQSLNIDTQLLSTSEGLDEQLDSETEAAIDAGVFGSPFYIVNDEPFWGQDRLSEMLELANN; the protein is encoded by the coding sequence ATGAGTCATACTATTCACTACTACTTCTCACCAATCTCTCCCTTCACCTATCTTGCAGGTGATCAACTGGAGAACGAAGCAGAGGGCAAGATCGTTTACCACCCTTTTGATATTGGTAAAGTGTTCGCAGCCACTGGCGGCGTCCCAGTTCCACAACGCTCACAACAGCGCCGTGACTACCGAATGGCAGAGCTGAAACGTATATCCGCGCGTCGCGGCCTTGCCATTAACTTTCAGCCAAAACACTTTCCAGTCGATAGCCGCCCAGCAAGTAAACTATTGCTAGCCGTGCGTGATGCAGGCGCAGATGTAGGGTCGCTAGCAAAGGCAATTCTAAAAGCAGTCTGGCTTGATGAGCTAGATATCTCAGACCGTGAAACGCTGATTGTCTTACTACAGTCACTGAATATAGATACCCAACTTCTTAGCACATCTGAAGGGTTAGATGAGCAACTAGATAGTGAAACTGAGGCTGCCATTGATGCAGGGGTATTTGGTAGCCCTTTCTACATTGTGAATGATGAACCATTCTGGGGTCAGGATCGCTTATCTGAAATGCTTGAACTAGCGAACAACTAA
- a CDS encoding LapD/MoxY N-terminal periplasmic domain-containing protein — MPLRSQLILLVSAIFALIFSINFYLSINNIKDYLENESRIHAQDTATSLGLSLSPYISIKDDTILETMVNSIFDAGFYQEIRLDDIAGNNLVLKQNASTVETVPSWFINLLPMQTMQARSEINTGWVIGGVVSVTTHPGLGYFKLWNQAKETLTYSLAILLAAIFIASMFIQWLLRPLNRIESLANSISKGDYQQITPLPNSPEMHQVALTMNEMSNKVRKTINRLKQQLDQAGRRLHTDSLTGLETRVSLEMEMEERFLSRNPRYLMLIKLHELGAISKHSTPQQVDNYIRAFVSVVQTTLLNHKLSTETFYRLLGSEFIAIAELHSDEQCQALLEDLSKQLNAFGIGRGIDNVAHIGCLKIESELSASELIAAASEAHENAKLIGPNAFTLSTQVKSVRSREAWSKVIQNLLGTGGFTIQTAFPTYNFNNTHEPLFYESVIQFPSDTDIQLGSFIAMSEELGVIEQVDKQVLHKIIELLGRQEHQNTQITANLSLASINSNSFRSEIFNALQERPDIAERIIFSISSYVAHQAGEMFESFVTLAHRLNSKVQIKRFEARFIDMEQLKQSNIDYVRLARDYTQEISSDSSKQSFVEALVSMANIIELPILAESLNNEADRDTAKSLGLNGFN; from the coding sequence ATGCCCCTTCGTTCGCAGCTAATCCTGCTTGTATCCGCGATATTCGCCCTAATATTTTCCATTAATTTTTATTTAAGTATTAATAATATAAAGGACTATCTTGAGAATGAGTCGAGGATACACGCTCAGGATACAGCCACTTCTCTTGGCCTATCGCTCAGCCCATACATCAGCATTAAAGATGACACAATCTTAGAGACTATGGTCAATTCAATCTTTGATGCTGGCTTCTATCAAGAGATACGCCTAGATGATATCGCAGGTAACAACCTAGTGTTGAAACAGAACGCATCAACTGTTGAAACTGTTCCAAGCTGGTTTATCAACCTCTTACCGATGCAAACCATGCAGGCTCGTTCAGAAATAAACACCGGCTGGGTCATTGGCGGTGTGGTAAGCGTCACTACACACCCAGGGCTTGGCTATTTCAAGTTATGGAACCAAGCAAAAGAGACACTAACCTATTCACTAGCCATACTGCTGGCAGCGATATTTATCGCCTCAATGTTTATCCAATGGCTACTTCGCCCACTCAACCGCATCGAATCGCTGGCTAATAGCATTTCTAAAGGTGACTACCAGCAGATAACACCTCTGCCAAACTCGCCCGAGATGCACCAAGTGGCACTAACTATGAATGAGATGTCGAACAAAGTTCGCAAGACCATTAATCGTTTGAAACAGCAGCTAGATCAGGCTGGACGACGACTTCATACAGACAGCCTTACCGGCCTTGAGACACGAGTATCACTTGAGATGGAGATGGAGGAGCGTTTCTTAAGTCGTAATCCACGCTATCTAATGCTGATAAAACTTCACGAGCTTGGTGCCATATCAAAACACTCAACACCTCAACAGGTCGATAACTACATTCGCGCGTTTGTCTCCGTTGTACAAACTACGCTGTTGAACCATAAGCTATCAACCGAGACCTTCTATCGCCTTTTGGGCTCTGAGTTTATTGCAATTGCTGAACTCCATTCAGATGAGCAGTGCCAAGCACTCCTTGAAGACCTATCCAAACAACTTAACGCTTTTGGCATTGGCCGCGGTATCGACAATGTTGCTCATATTGGCTGTTTAAAGATTGAGAGCGAGCTCTCAGCATCAGAACTAATAGCCGCTGCTAGCGAAGCCCATGAGAATGCCAAGCTAATTGGACCTAACGCCTTTACCCTATCCACTCAGGTTAAAAGCGTTCGATCACGGGAAGCTTGGAGCAAGGTTATTCAAAACCTACTGGGTACAGGCGGCTTTACCATTCAAACGGCATTTCCAACCTATAACTTCAATAATACACATGAGCCACTCTTCTATGAGTCAGTAATTCAATTTCCAAGTGATACCGATATACAACTGGGTAGCTTCATTGCGATGAGCGAAGAGTTAGGAGTAATTGAGCAGGTAGATAAACAGGTACTGCACAAGATCATTGAGTTATTAGGTCGCCAAGAGCACCAAAACACCCAGATAACAGCAAATCTAAGCCTAGCCAGCATTAACTCAAACAGTTTTCGCAGCGAGATATTCAACGCCCTTCAAGAGCGTCCCGACATTGCTGAGCGCATTATCTTTAGCATCTCTTCCTATGTTGCCCACCAGGCAGGCGAGATGTTTGAAAGTTTTGTAACCCTAGCCCATCGCCTCAACTCTAAGGTACAGATAAAGCGTTTTGAAGCGCGCTTCATCGACATGGAGCAGCTGAAACAATCGAACATCGATTACGTTCGCCTGGCTCGCGACTATACCCAGGAGATAAGTAGCGATAGCAGCAAACAGTCATTTGTTGAGGCACTTGTTTCTATGGCAAACATTATTGAGCTACCTATTCTTGCAGAGTCGCTCAATAATGAAGCGGACAGAGATACTGCAAAATCCCTAGGGCTAAACGGTTTCAACTAG
- a CDS encoding disulfide bond formation protein B translates to MFKFINTKRLPIWYLAIALPLVLEPAALIFQYVLDYGPCILCVQIRATLIAMFIAGIAGISVSCKAAQKLLSLALVGITGVFAYQSFMVLGIERYWFEGSCTMDAPFPNWLPLHEWIPSVFEPWELCGYTPEIIRGITMAEALVIISITSILAAIYNLFIVLRK, encoded by the coding sequence ATGTTCAAGTTCATCAACACTAAAAGACTCCCAATTTGGTACCTCGCAATCGCACTTCCCTTGGTATTGGAGCCTGCAGCACTTATCTTCCAGTATGTTTTAGATTATGGCCCATGCATTCTATGTGTTCAGATCCGAGCAACACTGATAGCGATGTTCATCGCTGGTATAGCTGGTATATCTGTTAGCTGCAAAGCTGCACAAAAGCTTCTATCTTTAGCCCTGGTAGGTATCACAGGAGTTTTCGCATACCAGAGTTTTATGGTTCTTGGTATAGAGCGATACTGGTTTGAGGGTAGCTGCACGATGGACGCTCCTTTTCCGAATTGGTTGCCACTCCACGAATGGATACCATCAGTATTCGAACCTTGGGAACTTTGCGGTTATACCCCTGAAATTATTCGCGGTATTACCATGGCAGAAGCATTAGTAATAATCTCAATTACGAGCATACTTGCTGCCATCTACAACCTATTTATTGTATTGAGAAAATAG
- the rluB gene encoding 23S rRNA pseudouridine(2605) synthase RluB: MTDEKLQKVLARSGLGSRREMERWIEEGRIQINDQVATLGDRVTERDLIKVDGRLLEIESGRHKAARVLIYNKPVGEVCTRHDPEGRPTVFDNLPKLKQERWVAIGRLDINTSGLLVFTTDGEIANKMMHPSSNIDREYAVRVLGEVNDDMLQRLKDGVLLDDGMAKFSDVQYFDGEGANKWFHCVVMEGRNREVRRLWESQGLQVNRLKRVRFGPVFLPSDVKVGTWRALGQKEVNVLTDELELERRVVPAIKPEDLEKVKREYKRQRARQNTDKPQEAPVAERRRRKVRYVGKRG, translated from the coding sequence ATGACAGATGAAAAGTTACAAAAAGTGTTGGCGCGCTCCGGATTGGGCTCACGTCGTGAGATGGAGCGTTGGATTGAAGAGGGTCGTATCCAGATCAATGATCAGGTAGCGACACTTGGAGATCGAGTTACAGAGAGAGATCTAATTAAGGTGGATGGTCGCCTATTAGAGATCGAATCTGGGCGGCATAAGGCAGCTCGAGTGCTTATCTACAATAAGCCTGTTGGTGAGGTTTGTACGCGTCACGATCCAGAAGGTCGTCCGACGGTATTTGATAACTTACCTAAGTTAAAACAAGAGCGCTGGGTGGCTATTGGTCGCTTAGACATCAATACATCAGGTCTTCTTGTCTTTACGACTGATGGTGAAATCGCCAATAAGATGATGCATCCATCAAGTAACATCGACCGTGAATACGCTGTGCGTGTTCTAGGCGAAGTGAACGATGATATGTTGCAGCGCCTTAAAGATGGCGTATTGCTTGATGATGGCATGGCTAAATTCAGCGATGTACAGTACTTCGATGGTGAAGGTGCCAACAAGTGGTTCCACTGTGTGGTTATGGAGGGTCGTAATCGTGAGGTTCGCCGTCTATGGGAGTCGCAGGGACTGCAGGTTAACCGCTTGAAGCGTGTCCGTTTTGGTCCAGTATTCCTGCCAAGCGATGTGAAAGTGGGAACTTGGAGAGCGCTAGGTCAAAAAGAGGTTAACGTTCTAACAGATGAGTTGGAACTAGAGCGTCGTGTAGTGCCTGCAATTAAACCGGAAGATCTTGAGAAGGTTAAACGCGAATATAAGCGCCAGCGTGCTCGTCAGAACACCGATAAGCCACAAGAGGCGCCTGTTGCTGAGCGTCGCCGCCGTAAGGTGCGGTACGTAGGTAAGCGCGGTTAA
- a CDS encoding H-NS family nucleoid-associated regulatory protein, which translates to MSDFIKTLLRKNSLRKQCQGASVAELEKAVADLTDLIEERRVEEAARAEQEKAKVEAIEKIRETMRAAGVQLDDLVGNVEAPVRKKEVKAKYQITDAQGQTHTWTGRGRTPAIFAQYMSSRGISKEQLPSAN; encoded by the coding sequence ATGAGCGATTTTATCAAAACTCTTCTACGTAAAAATTCCCTTCGTAAACAGTGCCAGGGCGCATCTGTTGCTGAATTAGAAAAAGCAGTTGCGGATCTAACTGATCTTATTGAAGAACGTCGTGTTGAAGAAGCGGCACGTGCTGAACAAGAAAAAGCTAAAGTTGAAGCGATCGAAAAGATCCGCGAAACAATGCGTGCTGCAGGCGTTCAGCTGGACGATCTAGTAGGTAATGTTGAAGCACCAGTTCGCAAGAAAGAGGTTAAGGCTAAGTACCAGATTACTGATGCACAAGGCCAGACTCACACTTGGACAGGTCGTGGACGTACTCCTGCAATTTTTGCACAGTACATGTCGTCACGCGGTATCTCAAAAGAGCAGCTACCTAGCGCGAATTAA
- a CDS encoding sulfite exporter TauE/SafE family protein: MPISDLITLLAAGLLGGVVNSLAGGGSFITFPTLLFVGVPPIAANASNTFAACAGYISGTWALRSEFTQSKSELLKLTLISAVGGGVGAYLLTQTSDTEFRGAIPWLLLFATVIFIFGNQMNATLQHWANKNKHASTIQHILIMGLFIGVSIYGGFFNAGLGIITLSYLSLAGFKNINEMNALKLLYSSSISLCAIVLFIWNDLIVWPEMLTLLVGTLIGGYLAGHLSRKLPQIWVRRAIIVASTGITGYFFIAG, from the coding sequence GTGCCCATTTCAGATTTAATTACCCTTTTGGCTGCAGGCCTTTTAGGCGGCGTGGTCAATTCACTAGCGGGTGGCGGAAGTTTTATCACCTTTCCAACTCTGCTTTTTGTCGGTGTCCCACCTATTGCTGCAAACGCTAGTAATACCTTTGCAGCTTGCGCCGGTTATATCTCTGGTACCTGGGCACTGCGTTCGGAGTTTACCCAGTCTAAAAGTGAACTACTGAAACTTACACTCATATCAGCAGTAGGCGGCGGTGTTGGCGCTTATCTATTAACCCAAACCAGTGATACTGAATTTAGAGGCGCTATACCTTGGCTTCTTCTTTTTGCTACGGTCATCTTTATTTTTGGCAATCAAATGAATGCCACTTTGCAGCACTGGGCAAACAAAAATAAACACGCATCAACCATACAACACATATTAATTATGGGGTTATTTATTGGCGTATCTATTTACGGCGGTTTCTTTAATGCGGGATTAGGGATTATTACGTTGAGCTATTTGAGCCTTGCTGGGTTTAAAAACATCAACGAGATGAATGCTCTTAAACTACTCTACTCTAGCTCAATTTCATTATGTGCAATTGTGCTTTTTATCTGGAATGATTTAATTGTCTGGCCAGAGATGCTGACACTACTAGTCGGCACATTAATTGGTGGATATTTAGCGGGTCACCTATCGCGCAAACTGCCACAAATTTGGGTGCGCAGGGCAATCATTGTCGCAAGTACTGGCATTACTGGTTATTTCTTTATTGCAGGCTAG
- a CDS encoding transglutaminase-like cysteine peptidase, with translation MNTAKRYVASLALIVLSTLTLHWVTASTSLVEFSPELLQRVESKWGQGAVKRLNAMKAIIEENQLKTENEKLKIVNEFFNLIPYKSDIDHWNAKDYWATPFEMLTSFGADCEDYSIAKYFTLRELGIDDGKLRITYVKALNWDEAHMVLTYSPAPNEMPLVLDNLKSEIVPANLRTDLIPVYSFNATGLWLAKERGTGQFVGSSDRLSLWVEMLGRLEN, from the coding sequence GTGAACACTGCCAAACGCTATGTAGCTAGCCTTGCTCTAATTGTATTGAGCACCCTCACCCTTCACTGGGTGACCGCTAGCACCTCTTTAGTTGAGTTCTCACCGGAGCTGCTTCAGCGTGTCGAATCTAAATGGGGGCAAGGTGCTGTAAAACGACTCAACGCGATGAAAGCGATCATAGAGGAGAACCAGTTAAAAACTGAAAATGAGAAACTCAAGATCGTAAATGAGTTCTTTAACCTCATCCCCTATAAGAGCGATATCGACCACTGGAACGCTAAGGACTACTGGGCCACCCCCTTTGAAATGCTCACGAGCTTCGGGGCCGATTGTGAAGACTACTCAATAGCAAAGTACTTCACTCTGCGCGAATTAGGCATTGATGATGGCAAACTAAGAATCACCTACGTAAAAGCCCTTAACTGGGATGAAGCGCACATGGTACTCACCTACTCCCCTGCACCCAATGAGATGCCCTTAGTACTGGATAACCTTAAATCAGAGATAGTTCCAGCTAACCTGCGTACGGATCTAATCCCAGTCTACAGCTTCAATGCTACCGGTCTATGGCTTGCTAAAGAGCGCGGAACAGGCCAGTTCGTTGGAAGTTCTGATCGATTGAGCCTATGGGTGGAAATGTTGGGAAGACTCGAAAACTAG